One region of Mus musculus strain C57BL/6J chromosome 3, GRCm38.p6 C57BL/6J genomic DNA includes:
- the Pifo gene encoding protein pitchfork isoform b (isoform b is encoded by transcript variant 2), with translation MNTEEIPVAPPLRGVTPALQWKVNNYSFGTRQARKLFPHYHPPTWLGNLYLPLRGMPHTGPGCYAAATDWNGLAYNLSKVPTSTKGYAIGARTAVRFKPISKDVTPYPGMYQKVDTLSEKHKKSFAPFNILMPRFRSAAKGDSYPGPGTYNPEMKSVPKVTWPMKFGSPDWSQVPCLEKRTLKAELSADKDFRKHRSRVAYFSLYYQ, from the exons atgaACACGGAGGAAATACCGGTTGCTCCTCCGCTCCGTGGAGTTACACCTGCTTTACAAT GGAAGGTGAATAATTACTCCTTTGGAACACGTCAAGCGAGGAAACTCTTTCCTCACTACCATCCCCCAACCTGGCTGGGGAACCTGTATCTCCCTCTTAGGGGAATGCCCCACACAGGCCCTGGGTGTTATGCAGCAGCAACAGAT TGGAATGGTTTGGCATATAATCTATCGAAAGTCCCAACCAGTACGAAAGGCTATGCTATTGGAGCCAGGACAGCTGTGAGGTTTAAGCCAATCAGCAAG GATGTGACACCATACCCAGGGATGTATCAGAAAGTTGATACTTTGAgtgaaaaacacaaaaaaagctTTGCTCCATTTAATATCTTGATGCCTCGATTTAGGAGTGCAGCAAAGGGTGATTCTTACCCCGG cCCTGGCACATACAATCCAGAGATGAAGTCAGTCCCAAAAGTTACTTGGCCAATGAAATTTGGATCTCCAGACTGGTCTCAGGTTCCATGTCTAGAGAAAAGGACTCTAAAGGCTGAG CTGTCCGCAGACAAGGACTTTAGAAAGCATCGTAGCCGTGTGGCCTACTTTAGCCTATATTACCAGTGA